The genomic DNA AGAAGGGCACCCCCGTGCTGAAGTCCTTTGCCGTTGCAAATGATGTGTTGAGACAGGCGGTCCAGGGTATTTCAGACCTGATACTTACTCCCGGTCTTATTAATCTTGATTTTGCAGATGTAAAGACCATCATGGAGAACTCGGGAAGGGCCGTCATGGGTGTAGGAACCGGTACAGGCGATGAAGGCGCAACGGTTGCCGCCAAGAAGGCGATATCCAATCCCCTGCTGGAGGACTCCTCGATTGAAGGTGCCAAGGGTATACTGATTAACATAACGGGAGGTATTGATCTCTCCCTGAATGCCGTCCAGGAAGCGACTGCGCTGATTTATGATTCCGCGCACGATGACGCAAATATAATCTTCGGTTCTGTAATTGACCCGGATGCAACCGATGAGGTGAGGATTACGGTTATAGCCACGGGCTTTGAGCAGAGGAAGGAGAAGGTGGTCCTTGAGGAGGTCAAGACATGGCGTTCAGTTCCTTCATACCCCAAGCCCAAGGAAAAAGTTGCCTATAAGGGTGCAGAGAGGATACTCTCAAAGACGTTGAACAATGTGGCTGAGGAACCTCTGCCCTCTGAGTTGATGTCCTATGATGATCCATATGACATGCCTGCCTTTATGAGAAAGACG from bacterium BMS3Abin08 includes the following:
- the ftsZ gene encoding cell division protein FtsZ encodes the protein MFEIEEVRAQSAKIRVVGVGGAGGNAVNNMIGANVQGIDFIAINTDLQVLETSLAPKKLQIGTELTKGLGAGSNPEIGRQAADRDRDAIGDMLEDSDMVFITAGMGGGTGTGASSVIASIAKEMGALTVAVITKPFFYEGKKRLLNADSGIKEIREYVDSIIVIPNDRISLVVEKGTPVLKSFAVANDVLRQAVQGISDLILTPGLINLDFADVKTIMENSGRAVMGVGTGTGDEGATVAAKKAISNPLLEDSSIEGAKGILINITGGIDLSLNAVQEATALIYDSAHDDANIIFGSVIDPDATDEVRITVIATGFEQRKEKVVLEEVKTWRSVPSYPKPKEKVAYKGAERILSKTLNNVAEEPLPSELMSYDDPYDMPAFMRKTEQ